A segment of the Sphingobacterium oryzagri genome:
GATTGGAGCCTAAAGCCAAGTGCCATTTCAGGCGTGTTTCTTTCCATTTAGCATACCATTCCAATTCGGAGCCTGGACGTACAAAAAATTGCATTTCCATCTGCTCGAACTCACGCATCCGCATGATAAACTGGCGAGCAATCACTTCATTACGGAAGGCTTTACCAATTTGTGCAATTCCGAAAGGAATCTTCATACGACCTGTTTTCTGCACGTTGAGAAAGTTTACAAAAATTCCCTGTGCCGTTTCCGGACGTAGATAAACCTGCTCTGCTCCATCGGCCATAGCGCCCATTTGCGTCGCAAACATCAAGTTGAACTGGCGAACATCTGTCCAGTTTTTGGTGCCCGAAACAGGGCATACGATGTTGTGCTCCTCGATGATGGATTTTAAACGCGTAAGATCGTCGGCACTCAGTGCATCGTCCAAATCCTGCTGAAGTTGTGCGGCCTTATCAGTTTTACCATCTTTTTCATAACGGTCAATCTTATCTTCGATCAACTGGTCGGCGCGGTATCTTTTTTTAGAATCTTTATTGTCGATCATCGGATCGTTAAATCCATCGACATGGCCGGATGCTTTCCAGGTCGTAGGATGCATAAAGATGGCGGCATCAATCCCCACGATATTTTCGTTCAGTTGCACCATGGATTTCCACCAATAGGTCTTGAGGTTATTTTTCAATTCAGAACCTAATTGGCCATAATCGTAAACGGCACTTAAGCCGTCGTAAATTTCACTGGAAGGAAATACAAATCCGTACTCCTTGGCGTGTGATATGATATTTTTAAAAAAATCGTCTGTTTGCTTACTCATAAGAGGCAAATATAAATATTAGAATTTAGATACACGTAACGTTGCCCAATAAGTTGCTGGCTGTTACTGACCTTTACAGAGGGGCCATAACTGCTAAACTATGCAAAAAATGATAGCGCTAGTGTAAGCGACTACTAGGCTTGGTATAGTGCGCGCACCTGATCGGATGCATTTTTATTATCCACCTTTTTTATGATGTGTTCGATAACACCATCCTCGTTAATAATAAAGGTGGTTCGCGCTGTACCCATATATTTTTTGCCGTACATGTTTTTTTCCACCCAAACACCGTAATCCTGCACGATCTGCTGTTGCTCATCGGCCAGCAGATTAAAAGGCAACTCAAACTTGCTGATAAATTTTTGGTGGGACTGCTCACTATCGATGCTTACGCCCAGTACTTCAAAACCATCACGCACCAACGCCTGATAATTGTCTCGGAAGTTGCAAGCCTCTGTAGTACAGCCAGGCGTGTTATCTTTCGGATAAAAATACAGGATGACCTTTTTGCCGCGTAATGCGGAAAGGGTGATGGTTTCTCCTTGTTGGTTTTTAGCGACAATTTCAGGCGCTTGATCACCGACGGTTAATTCTGCCATATTGCGTTTATTTAATTGTTTTTTGATATGTTGAATGCCTTTTTATGTGGCAATAAAAATACGGAACCCTTGCTAGCGCGTAAAGCTCGCTTCGTAGACTTTTTCATTGTCTTTCCAGTCGGTTACCACCAGTTTGAAGCGGTGGTTACCTTTGCTTAATGTGCTATCAAAGCGATGCCAAAGGTGCCTGTTTTTCGAATCATACTCCATTAATACCCATTGTCCGTCGATATAGCCGTTAAAAGACTGTATGCCGGAAAAGTTATCACGAATGGTGAAATCAATGGTGGACTGCGCGGCTACATTTTTCCCCTGACTCAAATTGCGCGGCACGATGGTCGGCGCAACGGTATCCACAGCGATGTAAAAACTGCCGAAGTTGCGCGTGTTGACCGTCACCCAGCCGCCTTCAAAAGCGCCACCTTCGGCGCCGTTTTCAGCCGATGCGATGAGTGCTTTGCTTTGCAGATGCTCCGGAAGATTGGTCGGTTTGATCCGCAAATTATAGCTGCCAAACAGTGGCGTTAGGCTGTTGTGAATGCGATGCGCCAACGAATAGCCTCCGGCAGGCTGTGCTGCGGTGCTGTATTCGAAATCCAGGTCGCTGTACAACACGTCTTTCGGCATCTTGATTTCCAAATCGTTTGTCTGGAAGCTGTTTTCCTGATCGTACCGAAAAAGTTGCACACCAAAACGTTTTTTTTCGGTAGCGCGTTTTTCAACCGTGTTCTTCACCTGAAAATTCAGTTCGCTGCAATTGCCTTGTACATCCTTCACGACGTATTTCATGTCATACACCTTATTTTCAGGTAAGGTAATATGGCCTTCATTTTCCAGCACTTTAAAAATGGCTATCGGGTTTCCCGGATCTTTAAAGCTCTTCTGTACTTTGGCTCTTGTCTTTTTCCAATAGGGATAGTCGATATAAGAATGAATGCCACGAGAAGTATTAAAATCCAATTCTTCAAACAATACAGTCGTATAGGCTTTTCCATCGATAAAAAGCTCGATGGAATAAACGCCATTCTGAAAACCGCCAGCACGGTGCCGATCTACGGTATTGATTCCCAGGCCGAAGGTGCCGCTAACCGGGATTGGCGCTGCGCTGCTCAAGCTGTACCGCCCACTTTGCAACGCCTTTACAGCGATCGGACGTCGTGGCGTATTCTCGTTAAATAGACTGTCCTCCAGCGTATACAGCATGATGCTGTTTATGGTGGGATTAAACCGGTCGTTGAAACGCAAACCAAACAATTGCGGATTTAAGGGATGCTGCGTTTTGGTATCGCGAATTTCAAAATGCAGGTGAGGGCCGGCTGATCCGCCCGTATTTCCTGAGCGGCCGATGAGCTGTCCCTGGCTAAGCGACACTTGATCTGGTTTTAACATGACGTCCACATCAAAGCGTTGCTGTTTGTATTGCTCTGCGCGGATAATATTTGTTAGCGCATCATTAAATCCGTCCATATGAAGGTATACGCTGGTAAAACCATTGGGGTGGTCAATATAAACCGAGTTGCCGCCACCGCCAATTTGCACACGTACACGAGAAACGTAACCCGCCGCAGCCGCATGTAAAGCCAGGCCGGTACGTTGTTGGGTGCGGTAATCATCACCAGCGTGAAAATGTGTTGACCGCAACTCGCCGAATGTGCCCGATGCATCCATAGGAATCGCTAACGGATTTCTAAAATAACCCTGAGGATAGTTTCTGGAAGTGATGATTGGGCTGTGCTGCGCCTTTAGGTAACTAAAAGTGGTAACAAAGCAAGCTAGTAAAATTCCGTATCTACGCATGTATTTCCTTTTTCTTCGTAACAACAGCTTGCGCTGTTTTCTGTTTCATTTTGGTGCAAACTGTCTATTTGATGGAACAGCTAAAGAGTTGCTGCTCGCCGATATAGCCGACAAATTTATCGCCGATGGCAATTGCGCCCACACCTACAGGTGTTCCGGTGTAAATAAGATCGCCTTTGCGCAAGGTAATGTATTTGGAAATAAATGTGATTAAGCTGTCGAAATCAAAGATCATATCGCCGCTGTTGCCTGATTGAACAACCGTTCCATTTTTTTGAAGCGAAAAATCGATATTTTTCTCATCCGCGAAGGACGTCTTCGGGATAAAACTCCCGATAACGGCCGAATGATCAAAAGACTTGGCTAGCTCCCAGGGCAATCCTTTTTCTTTGTGTTTTGACTGGATATCCCGCGCGGTAAAATCGATGCCCAACCCTATAGCATCGTAATATTTGTGTGCAAATTTTGGCGAGACATGTTTCCCCTCATTGCAAATCCGCAGCACCAGCTCCACTTCATAGTGGATATCCGTAGAAAAGTCGGGATAATAAAAATCTTTATTGTCTTTTAAGATAGCCGTGTCGGGCTTCATAAAGATCACGGGACTGGCCGGAACAGGATTATTCAATTCCTTGGCATGGTCTGCATAGTTTCTTCCTACGGCAATTACTTTCATGTATGGTACAGCGTTTTCTGATTTATCGTTTGCAACGGCGGGCTAAAAATTTGTTCTACGTCTTCAGCGCGCCTTTATGTTACTTATCTTATTACAAACCGGCAAGGTTTGTTGTTTAACAAACTTAATAAAATGTAGAAGCATTTACAAAAAGCTTTGGGTTTTCCCATGCCTAAACGGCAAGCATGGTGCTCCCGGTTTATCCTGCTATTGCCATGTAAAGATCCTGGGATAATTAGCTTTCATGGCCGAAAATTGCTGAAATACTACTATTTTTAGAGAATGGAACAGTGGGAAGCCGTACTCTTTGATCTGGATGGCACATTAATAGACTCAGAGCACTTTTATTACCGTAGTTGGCAACCTATTTTGGCCGAAAACTTCGGTCTGACTATCGATTTTGATGATTGGCTACGCTTATTTGCCGGGCATACGTTGCTGCGGAATATCGAATTTT
Coding sequences within it:
- a CDS encoding fumarylacetoacetate hydrolase family protein, whose amino-acid sequence is MKVIAVGRNYADHAKELNNPVPASPVIFMKPDTAILKDNKDFYYPDFSTDIHYEVELVLRICNEGKHVSPKFAHKYYDAIGLGIDFTARDIQSKHKEKGLPWELAKSFDHSAVIGSFIPKTSFADEKNIDFSLQKNGTVVQSGNSGDMIFDFDSLITFISKYITLRKGDLIYTGTPVGVGAIAIGDKFVGYIGEQQLFSCSIK
- a CDS encoding M23 family metallopeptidase encodes the protein MRRYGILLACFVTTFSYLKAQHSPIITSRNYPQGYFRNPLAIPMDASGTFGELRSTHFHAGDDYRTQQRTGLALHAAAAGYVSRVRVQIGGGGNSVYIDHPNGFTSVYLHMDGFNDALTNIIRAEQYKQQRFDVDVMLKPDQVSLSQGQLIGRSGNTGGSAGPHLHFEIRDTKTQHPLNPQLFGLRFNDRFNPTINSIMLYTLEDSLFNENTPRRPIAVKALQSGRYSLSSAAPIPVSGTFGLGINTVDRHRAGGFQNGVYSIELFIDGKAYTTVLFEELDFNTSRGIHSYIDYPYWKKTRAKVQKSFKDPGNPIAIFKVLENEGHITLPENKVYDMKYVVKDVQGNCSELNFQVKNTVEKRATEKKRFGVQLFRYDQENSFQTNDLEIKMPKDVLYSDLDFEYSTAAQPAGGYSLAHRIHNSLTPLFGSYNLRIKPTNLPEHLQSKALIASAENGAEGGAFEGGWVTVNTRNFGSFYIAVDTVAPTIVPRNLSQGKNVAAQSTIDFTIRDNFSGIQSFNGYIDGQWVLMEYDSKNRHLWHRFDSTLSKGNHRFKLVVTDWKDNEKVYEASFTR
- a CDS encoding glycine--tRNA ligase, which codes for MSKQTDDFFKNIISHAKEYGFVFPSSEIYDGLSAVYDYGQLGSELKNNLKTYWWKSMVQLNENIVGIDAAIFMHPTTWKASGHVDGFNDPMIDNKDSKKRYRADQLIEDKIDRYEKDGKTDKAAQLQQDLDDALSADDLTRLKSIIEEHNIVCPVSGTKNWTDVRQFNLMFATQMGAMADGAEQVYLRPETAQGIFVNFLNVQKTGRMKIPFGIAQIGKAFRNEVIARQFIMRMREFEQMEMQFFVRPGSELEWYAKWKETRLKWHLALGSNPEKYRYHDHVKLAHYANAAVDIEYQFPFGFKEVEGIHSRTDFDLKQHQEYSKKKMQYFDPEINQNYIPYVIETSIGLDRLFLTVLANCLEQEDLSTEEKQDSRVVLKFHPAIAPVKAAILPLTKKDGLPEKAREIMTKLKLDFNVQYDEKDAIGKRYRRQDAIGTPFCITVDYQTLEDNTVTIRHRDSMEQERVPAADLVKIVGDLVGWSNLLTQLS
- the bcp gene encoding thioredoxin-dependent thiol peroxidase, producing the protein MAELTVGDQAPEIVAKNQQGETITLSALRGKKVILYFYPKDNTPGCTTEACNFRDNYQALVRDGFEVLGVSIDSEQSHQKFISKFELPFNLLADEQQQIVQDYGVWVEKNMYGKKYMGTARTTFIINEDGVIEHIIKKVDNKNASDQVRALYQA